From Patagioenas fasciata isolate bPatFas1 chromosome 15, bPatFas1.hap1, whole genome shotgun sequence, a single genomic window includes:
- the GPER1 gene encoding G-protein coupled estrogen receptor 1 produces METYSASVSPVICNGTTFNLNASHLCNESLSSRLTDKSEHQQYVIGLFLSCLYTIFLFPIGFVGNILILVVNISFREKMTIPDLYFINLAVADLILVADSLIEVFNLDEKYYDITIICTFMSLFLQINMYSSIFFLTWMSFDRYIALAKVMRSNIFRTMQHARLSCGLIWMASISAALVPFTAVHLQHTGEVYFCFADVKEIQWLEITLGFIIPFVIIGLCYSLIVRVLIRAHKHRSLRLRRQKALRMIFVVVLVFFICWLPENVFISVQLLQKKSEPVSSSSPSFRHDYPLTGHIVNLAAFSNSCLNPLIYSFLGETFRDKLRLYIEQKTKMSTLHRFCQAALTSVIPDSNEQSEV; encoded by the coding sequence ATGGAAACTTATTCTGCCTCCGTATCACCCGTTATATGTAATGGCACGACTTTTAACCTAAATGCATCCCATTTGTGTAATGAGAGCCTGTCTTCTAGACTCACTGATAAATCCGAACACCAACAATATGTTATCGGTCTTTTCTTATCATGCCTTTAcacaatatttctttttcctattgGTTTTGTAGGCAACATTCTGATACTGGTTGTCAACATAAGCTTTCGCGAAAAAATGACTATTCCAGACCTTTACTTCATAAACCTCGCAGTAGCCGATCTCATTCTGGTCGCTGATTCTCTCATTGAGGTTTTTAACCTTGACGAGAAGTATTACGATATCACCATTATTTGTACCTTTATGTCTTTGTTCCTTCAGATCAACATGTAtagcagcattttctttctgacatgGATGAGCTTTGACAGATACATAGCACTGGCCAAAGTAATGAGGTCCAACATATTTCGCACTATGCAGCACGCTCGCCTGAGCTGCGGGCTCATTTGGATGGCGTCCATTTCCGCAGCACTGGTTCCGTTCACAGCCGTGCACTTACAGCACACCGGAGAGGtctatttttgttttgcagatgtaaaagaaatccAGTGGCTAGAAATAACCTTGGGGTTTATTATCCCCTTCGTGATCATCGGGCTTTGTTACTCGTTAATCGTGCGGGTTCTGATCAGAGCCCACAAGCACAGGAGCCTGCGGCTGCGGCGACAAAAGGCTCTTCGAATGATCTTTGTCGTCGTCTTGGTTTTCTTTATCTGCTGGTTGCCTGAAAACGTCTTCATTAGCGTCCAGCTCCTCCAGAAGAAAAGCGAGCCCGTCTCCTCAAGCAGCCCGTCCTTCAGGCACGATTATCCCTTAACAGGACACATTGTCAACCTGGCAGCTTTTTCTAATAGCTGCTTGAACCCCTTAATCTACAGTTTTCTAGGAGAAACCTTCCGAGACAAACTGCGACTGTACATCGAGCAGAAGACGAAGATGTCCACGCTGCATCGCTTCTGTCAGGCTGCCCTAACGTCTGTCATTCCTGACAGCAACGAGCAATCGGAAGTCTGA